The stretch of DNA ATTGTGGGAACTATATAAACTCGGTTGTCAGGGAAACGACGAGGATTTCGTTCTTCCTTTGGATTATTCTATCACAGATTACACTGATTTGATTTGGGGAACAAGGTTTTAAGGATTAGGAGGATTGCAGTTTTTAACTGACGATTTGTCGGCTATTAGCTGTCGGCTGTTGTCTTTAAGTCAAAATCGGCATATTCTATGAGATTATTGGTGACTTTATGCAAAGATGGGAAAAAGGGTGAAATGATGTGGCTGACGACAAACAGCACCGATTTTAACTCAAAGGACACGATGGGGTTTTCTATCGGCTGTTGTCTTTAAGTCAAAATCGGCATATTCTATGAGATAATTGGTGACTTTATGCAAAGATGGGGAAAAGGTGAAATGATGTGGCTGACGATAAACAACACCGATTTTAACTCAAAGGGTGCGATGGGGTTTTCTGTCGGCTGTCGGCTTTAAGTCAAAATCGGCATATTCTATGTGATAATTGGTGACCTTATGCAAAGATAGGGAAAAAGGTGAAATGATGTGGCTGACGATAAACAACACCGATTTTAACTCAAAGGGCGCGACGGGGTTTTCTGTCGGCTGTTGTCTTTAAGTCAAAATCGGCATATTCTATGTGATAATTGGTGACTTTATGTAAAGATAGGGAAAAAGGTGAAATAATGTGGAAGACCACAAGCAACACCGATTTTAACTCAAAGGACGACAGCAAGGAAAGCGAATAACTTTTTAAGTTGACACAAATTCTGCTTTTTCCACTTGTGTTTTATTATAAGTGAAATAGTTAAAAAATAGAGGTATTATGCGTAAGAAATGGTGGATCATAATCGGAATAATCGTTCTGATTGTAGCTGGCTTGCTTTTTGCCAAAAGCTGCGGCAAAAAGAAACAACCGGAAAAAGTTCAGGCAACGGAAGAAGAGACCTATACTGTAAAGCGGGGTGACATATCTTCTCGGATAGAAATTACCGGTGAAGTTCAGCCCAAAGCAATGGTTTCTCTGAAGTCCAAAGTCAGCGGTAAAATAGTAAAGTTTTATGCCGATGAAAATGATTATGTTACCTCCGGGCAGATAATTGCCGATATTGAACCGGACTATAATCAAGCAAATACATTGTTTAACACGAAAGCGATGTTGCAAAAAGCAGAAATAAACCTGAAAAATGCGCGTAAGGATTTGACTGACAAAACCGTTCTTTTGCAGCAACATTTTATCTCTCAGGATGAATTTAATAAGGCAACCGATGCTTTACAGGAAGCGGAAATTGAATATGCTCAAGCCAGCAGTCAATATGAAATGATTCGCGATTTGGATGTGCCAGGAAAAGTTACTCATGTTTATGCCACTTCCAGCGGAGTTGTTATTGAGCGTGATATCAACGAAGGAGAAATGGTTCAATCCAGTTTAACGAGTTTTGGAGAAGGCACGGTGATAATGAAAATTGCCGATTTGAACCAAATGATCATTAAAAGTAACATCAACGAAGTGGATATTTCGAAATTCAAACTGAGCCAAAATGCGGAAATATCTTTAGATGCGCTTCCTTATGATAAATACGAAGGAAAAGTCATTAGAATCGCTCCTCAAGCTATCATCGAAAATAATGCCAAGGTCTTTCCCATTGAAATTAGCATAAATGCCACGGGAAAAACCGCAAAACCTGGAATGACAGCTAATGTAACTATTCTGGCAGATTCGCGTGAAAATGTTTTGGTAATTCCCATTCGAGCCGTGTTCAGCAACGATAAAAATCAGGATATCGTTTATCTGGTGACAGGAAACAAGACCCCAACTCCCGCTCCCAAAACTAAAGGTAAAGAAAAAACAGAGGTAACTGCCAATAATGTGGCAACTCCGGTAAAGCTGGGGACGAATGACTTATTGCAAGTAGAAGTGATTGAAGGGCTTAAGGAAGGCGATAAAATTCTGCTGAACGAACCCGGAACAGCTAAAAACAACTTTATGATGATGTAAAAAAAATGATTAAAATTGATAAACTTAGCCGCTATTTTGGCGATATCAAAGCCGTGGATGAAATCAGTTTCTGCATTCAGGATAAGGAAATAGTTGGCTTTTTAGGACCCAATGGAGCCGGAAAAACCACTACCCTCAGAATGATTGTGGGCTATTTGCAACCCACTTCTGGCAACATAGAAATTGATGGAGAAAGCATTTTTGCCAATCCTTTGAAAGCCAGCAGTCAAATTGGCTATTTACCCGAACAAAATCCTCTCTATGATGAAATGAGCGTTTATGAGGCATTGGCATATTTTGCTTCTTTACGCAAACTGAAAAAGGATTATTTTATGCAGCGTTTGGATTTCGTGGTGAAAAACTGCGGACTGAAAGAGGTCTTATATCAAAGAATAGGAACACTTTCCAAGGGTTATCGTCAACGCACTGGTTTGGCACAGGCAATTTTACACGATCCCCGGATTATCATTATGGACGAGCCAACTTCTGGGCTTGATCCCAATCAAATAATTGAAATTAGAGAGCTGATTCGAGAATTGGGAAAGGAAAAAATGGTATTGCTCTCCAGTCATATAATGCAAGAAGTGCAAGCATTATGTGACAGGGTGGTAATTATCAATAAAGGCAAAATCATTGTGGATGACACAAAAGATAACTTACCTAACTATTTAATCAAGAGCCGAATGCTGAATCTGGAAGTGCAAGGTGAAAATATTGATTTTTCCGAGTTTTTGGCAATGTATCCTTTTGTGGAAGCAGAGATATTGTCCCAAACCGAAACAACTTGCGAAATCGGTTTTTATGAAACACAAGAAATTGATTTACGCCAAGAACTTTCCAGCTATATCAGACAAAAAGGTTGGTTGATTTTAGAATTATCTGCCAGTAAACTAAGCTTGGAATCTATTTTCCACGAGCTTACGGAGGGTGAAAACATTGTAACGGAAGAAGAAGCAAATGTTGAAGAGCAGACAGAGCAAACCGAAACGGAATGCTCTTCAGAGGATGGAGAATAACGATGAAAACTGTTTTTACCATTGCCAAAAAAGAATTTCAGGTTGCCATGCGTTCTGTTTCCACCTACATTGTTTTTGTCCTGTTTTTAGTGATTATCGGCGTTATTTTTTCCAATATGGTGTTCAAGATTGCCCGAGCCGAACTGCGCTTTTTGTTTGAAATGATTCATATCATCTTTTTGTTTTACATACCTGCCATAACAATGGGAAGCATAGCGAAAGAAAGACAAAGCGGAACTTTGGAATTGCTATCCACTTTGCCGATCAAGCTTTCCTCCATTATTTGGGGGAAAATTTTGGCTGCTTTATATCAGTTAATCACGATTATTATCCTCACGCTGATATGCTTTGGCATAATTGTTATTTTTGGCGAAGGAATAGATTACGGGGCAATAATTTGTGGCTATATTGGTTTAATTCTGGCTGGTCTTGCCTACACTTCCATCGGAGTGTTCGCTTCCAGTTTTCCCAGTAATCAAATATTGGCTTTCGTGCTGGCTTTGCTGATTTCAGCTGTCTTTTATCTGCTGAAATTCATTTTACCACTTTTGCCGTTTAGCATTGTGCCGGTGTTTCAATATCTCAGTTTTGATTATCATTTGAGCAGTTCTTTAAAGGGTGTGATAGATACGCGCGATATTCTCTTTTTCTTGGGTGTAACGGTTATTTTTGCGCTTTTGGCACAATTTAATCTGCAAAGTAAAAATCTGATGCAGGAGCGTTAAATGAAAAAGGCAAAAAAAACCAGTTCCATTCTGGGCAACCTGTTAATCAAGCTGGCAATCGTTCTGATGGTTTTGTTGATTGGCTCCTATGCCAAAGTGCGATGGGATTTTTCCCAAAATAAAGCATATTCCCTTTCGCAGGTTAGCAAAGATGCGGTTAAAACGCTGAAAGACAATATGGTTGTGAAACTATACTCCAGCAAGGATTTACCTGCTCAGATGAGTGCTTCCGATCGCTATGTGAAAGACCTTTTGGAAGAGTATAAACAGGCAGGGAAGGGAAAATTTCATTATGATTTTATTACTGGTCTTACGCAGGAAGAACTGAAAAATAAAGCTCAACTTTATGGCATTCCGACAATGTATTTCCAGATTTTTGAAAATGACAAAACCACTACCAAAGAGATTATTTACGGCTTAGTATTTGAATATCAGGGCAATTTTGAGTCCTTAAACATATTACCGGATATGCAAAATCAGCTGGAATATGAAATGACCCTCAAAATTCAGAAAATTGCCCGCTCTTCTTTACCTGACATTTCCGTTTATGCTGATACGCTTTATTCCGTTATGCCCAAAACGAAATATGAAAATGAGCTTAATTCCAATTACAATGTCCATTTAACCGATTTGATGACTCCTCCGCAACAGACCCCAGTAATGATTTTCCACGCCGGATTTGATTCTTTAACCACTACCCAATTGTATAATTTAGACCAATATATAATGAAAGGTGGAAACCTGGTTGTTTTAGCCGATAAGATTGCTTCCAACGGAGAAAGAGTTTTGGAAATAGATTCCAATCTCTTTTCTTTTCTGGAAAATTACGGCATCAAATTCAGCAATGCCATTGCTATGGATATTTTCTGCGATTCCAGACAAATGGGGGTGGACACTAATATTTCTTTTCCCATTTATCCTGTCTTAAGGGGTTCCCAACATCCCATTACAAAGAATATTTCCAATATTATCATATATATGGGCAATGGGATTATGTTCAATCGAAAGCCCGGTTTGAAATTGCAAACCATTCTGGCTACATCCACAAATAGCGCACTTTTGGAAGGGCCAGATTATGAACTTGATCCGAACTTGTTCATAAGCCCCGATCCCAAAGTATTCACTAAGCCCCCCATTCCTTTGGGAGTTATTGTGGAAGGCAAAATGGAAAGCTATTTTGCCAAGCAAACTCAAAACCAAAAACCGGGTTTTGTGCCGGAAACCACTAAGAGCAAAATAGTGGTTTTTGGAGATAGAGAACTGTATATAGACCCCGATAAACCCATTTATGAAAATAGATATAAGATAATCTTAAATGCCGCGGATTGGATTATGAACCGCAAAGATATGATTTCCATTCGTTCTCGTCAATTACAGGAAAGCATTTTGGATATTCCCTATTATATGCATAAAAGGAATCTCATCTGGGGTGACCCGGCAAAAACGGAACTAAGAATAAAACTCGGCATCAACATCGCTGCAACATTCTTACCTTCTTTAATTCTTATTTTAGTAGGAGGAATTATGGCTTTGCGCCGGAAACGGAATTTGAAAAAGGTAAATGAAGAAAACTAAATTAATTCTTCTGCTGGTTCTGATTATCCTGATTGGGCTATATTTTATCCTAAAAGCTTATCAGCCGAAAGAAAAACTTGCCCGAGTTTTTGATCTGGATACTTTAGCCATCAACAGGATTGAAATCTACGACGCCCAAAATACCCTCAAAATGGTTAAAGAAGGCAAAATCTGGAGATTGACCTATCCAGTTAAATGGGAAGCTGATAGCTTGAAAATCCAGGCATTTTTTAGAGATGTGATATCTGCCACTTACGATACCACTCCTATGAGCACAGGCAAAGAGGCAATAGATAAATATCAACAGAAAGATGAAGAAGCGCTGCATATTATTGTGAGCGATGGGAAAAAAACAGTGCATACTCTATTCAGCAATTTGAACAATCCTTACGATTATTTCCGCTACGCTCACAAGAATGATATCTATCAGATAAAAGCCAAAGTTACCAATAACTATAATACGGAATTAATCAATTGGCGCTCTTCTCATATTGTCAGTTACCAAGAAGAAGAATTGCTGCAGATTGAAGTTACGCATCCCAAAAATAAATACACTCTTACCCGTAAAGGAACGGATTGGCATTATAAGGATTCCACCCAGGAATTTAAAATAAATCCGTATAATCGGGGGTTGATCAAAGTTCTGAATATCCTGGCAAATCTGAATACCTTTATCTTTGTAGATGACGCTGCGGAGAACTATGCAGCCAAATTCCAAAAGCCATATTGCACGGTAAAATTATCCTTAACCAATAACCGCTCTCAGGAACTGAAATTCATAGAACACACTAAGGGTGAATATTTAATGATGATAGATAATGATTCAAGCGTCCTTTTTGTTATCAGCTGGGATTCCGTTTTTCGCTTTACCAGGCATCCGGATGTATTCAAGTATTTGGAGTATTACTAAAATGCTAAACCTGAAAAGAATCAAAGAACTGGATAGTGAACTATATCAAAAGATAACAAAACTGTGGCAAGAAACGGGAATCAGCAAACCGGAACGCAAGGACTCCTTGGAATCCATAAAGAATAATCTACATTATACTGGCACTATTATCATTGCAGAAGAAAATGAAGACCTGGCAGGCGCCGTTTGGGTATGCCACGATTATCGTCGTCTTTACATTCACCATATGGCTGTTTCTCCTTCCAGGCAAAATCAAGGCATCGGAAGTAAGCTGCTATATGAATGTATTGCCATAGCCAAAGAGCTTGGTTTGCAAGCCAAATTGGAAGTTAATATCGACAATCCTGCCGCCTTTCATCTTTATCAGAAATCTGGCTTTACAGAACTTACCGGTTACAGAGTGCTCATTAAAAGAGATGTTTGAATAGTTCTATTTCTTTGCAGTTTTACTGCGGAATATAATTAGAGGTGGCTATGAAAAAACGATTACTTGTAGCAACGGGCGGGGGTGATTGCCCCGGCTTAAATGCAGTTATCAGAGCTATTGTAAAAAGAGCTGCTCTTGAACACAATTGGGAGGTTTTAGGTAGCATTGATGCTTTTAACGGAATTTTACAAGACCCGATGCACATTATTGAACTAACTCCCGAAATAGTTGCCGGAATTCATGTTCGGGGAGGAACCATCATCGGAACGACCAATAAAGGGGGTCCTTTCTCCTGGCCCATTAAAAATCCCGATGGAACCTGGACTGCCGTAGATCGCTCTCAGGACTTTATGGACCGCCTGCGTTATCAAAATATTGAAGCATTAATCAATATTGGCGGCGATGGTTCGCAACGAATATCTCAACAACTTTACGAACTTGGCTGTCCCGTTATCGGAGTGCCTAAAACGATTGATAATGATCTTTCAGCCACGGATTTCACTTTCGGATTTCAAACCGCGGTAGATATTGCTACCGATGCTGTGGATAAACTTGTTACCACTGCCGCAAGTCATCATCGTATCCTAATTTTGGAAGTTATGGGTCGTTATGCAGGTTGGATAGCGCTTCATTCTGCCATCGCGGGAGGCGCGGAGGTCTGTTTGATTCCTGAAATTCCCTATAGCATAGATAAAGTAATGGAAGCAATCAATGAACGCATAGACAGAGGTCACGATTTTGCCAATATTGTAATTGCGGAAGGTGCCAGACCCATAGGGGGAGATATGACTTTTCAGCCAAGTGAAGAACCGGGAGCAATGAAAATGAAATTAGGGGGAGCGGGTTTACGACTGTCTCAGGAATTGAAAGATGCCGGCTGCACCATTGATATTCGCGAAACCATTTTAGGGCATTTGCAAAGAGGTGGAACTCCGAATGCCTTTGACCGGATTTTGGCTTCCCAATTTGGGGTAAAGGCATTTGAACTTGTTTTAGAACAAAAATGGGGCTCTATGGTTGCCTATCATCATCCTAATATTGTAGCTGTTCCTTTGGCGGAAGCCATCCGACAATATAACTATATTGATGTTTCATCGGACTTAGTGGCAACCGCACGCGGGCTAGGTATTTCTTTAGGAGATTGATCTTGAATGGGGATCTCGCCGAAGAAGCCACCGAAAATGTTTCCCGCAGATTACGCAGATTTATTTTCACGCAGATTACGCAGATTGCGCTGATTCTGTTTTAAAGACCAGGATTTTAATAGAATATTTCGCCACCGAAACCACCGAAAATACCGAATTTTCTTCACGCAGATTTCGCAGATAGCGCAGATTCAGTTTTAGAAACAAGGATATGAACACAGTATAGAAATAATGGAGGGTTGAAATCCCCGTCAACCACAACAAACAAACTATCAAGCTGTTATAAAATAAGGCGGAAACTACATAACTCGGTTGTCAGGGGAACGACAGGATGTCGTTCTTCCTTTGGAATATTCTCTCACAGATTACGCAGATTCAGTTTTAGAAACAAGGATTTCAGGATTAAGAGGATTTATAGTTTAGTTCCGTCAGGAACG from Candidatus Cloacimonas sp. encodes:
- a CDS encoding ATP-binding cassette domain-containing protein, which encodes MIKIDKLSRYFGDIKAVDEISFCIQDKEIVGFLGPNGAGKTTTLRMIVGYLQPTSGNIEIDGESIFANPLKASSQIGYLPEQNPLYDEMSVYEALAYFASLRKLKKDYFMQRLDFVVKNCGLKEVLYQRIGTLSKGYRQRTGLAQAILHDPRIIIMDEPTSGLDPNQIIEIRELIRELGKEKMVLLSSHIMQEVQALCDRVVIINKGKIIVDDTKDNLPNYLIKSRMLNLEVQGENIDFSEFLAMYPFVEAEILSQTETTCEIGFYETQEIDLRQELSSYIRQKGWLILELSASKLSLESIFHELTEGENIVTEEEANVEEQTEQTETECSSEDGE
- a CDS encoding ABC transporter permease subunit; protein product: MKTVFTIAKKEFQVAMRSVSTYIVFVLFLVIIGVIFSNMVFKIARAELRFLFEMIHIIFLFYIPAITMGSIAKERQSGTLELLSTLPIKLSSIIWGKILAALYQLITIIILTLICFGIIVIFGEGIDYGAIICGYIGLILAGLAYTSIGVFASSFPSNQILAFVLALLISAVFYLLKFILPLLPFSIVPVFQYLSFDYHLSSSLKGVIDTRDILFFLGVTVIFALLAQFNLQSKNLMQER
- a CDS encoding DUF4340 domain-containing protein — protein: MKKTKLILLLVLIILIGLYFILKAYQPKEKLARVFDLDTLAINRIEIYDAQNTLKMVKEGKIWRLTYPVKWEADSLKIQAFFRDVISATYDTTPMSTGKEAIDKYQQKDEEALHIIVSDGKKTVHTLFSNLNNPYDYFRYAHKNDIYQIKAKVTNNYNTELINWRSSHIVSYQEEELLQIEVTHPKNKYTLTRKGTDWHYKDSTQEFKINPYNRGLIKVLNILANLNTFIFVDDAAENYAAKFQKPYCTVKLSLTNNRSQELKFIEHTKGEYLMMIDNDSSVLFVISWDSVFRFTRHPDVFKYLEYY
- a CDS encoding efflux RND transporter periplasmic adaptor subunit gives rise to the protein MRKKWWIIIGIIVLIVAGLLFAKSCGKKKQPEKVQATEEETYTVKRGDISSRIEITGEVQPKAMVSLKSKVSGKIVKFYADENDYVTSGQIIADIEPDYNQANTLFNTKAMLQKAEINLKNARKDLTDKTVLLQQHFISQDEFNKATDALQEAEIEYAQASSQYEMIRDLDVPGKVTHVYATSSGVVIERDINEGEMVQSSLTSFGEGTVIMKIADLNQMIIKSNINEVDISKFKLSQNAEISLDALPYDKYEGKVIRIAPQAIIENNAKVFPIEISINATGKTAKPGMTANVTILADSRENVLVIPIRAVFSNDKNQDIVYLVTGNKTPTPAPKTKGKEKTEVTANNVATPVKLGTNDLLQVEVIEGLKEGDKILLNEPGTAKNNFMMM
- a CDS encoding GNAT family N-acetyltransferase, encoding MLNLKRIKELDSELYQKITKLWQETGISKPERKDSLESIKNNLHYTGTIIIAEENEDLAGAVWVCHDYRRLYIHHMAVSPSRQNQGIGSKLLYECIAIAKELGLQAKLEVNIDNPAAFHLYQKSGFTELTGYRVLIKRDV
- a CDS encoding Gldg family protein; amino-acid sequence: MKKAKKTSSILGNLLIKLAIVLMVLLIGSYAKVRWDFSQNKAYSLSQVSKDAVKTLKDNMVVKLYSSKDLPAQMSASDRYVKDLLEEYKQAGKGKFHYDFITGLTQEELKNKAQLYGIPTMYFQIFENDKTTTKEIIYGLVFEYQGNFESLNILPDMQNQLEYEMTLKIQKIARSSLPDISVYADTLYSVMPKTKYENELNSNYNVHLTDLMTPPQQTPVMIFHAGFDSLTTTQLYNLDQYIMKGGNLVVLADKIASNGERVLEIDSNLFSFLENYGIKFSNAIAMDIFCDSRQMGVDTNISFPIYPVLRGSQHPITKNISNIIIYMGNGIMFNRKPGLKLQTILATSTNSALLEGPDYELDPNLFISPDPKVFTKPPIPLGVIVEGKMESYFAKQTQNQKPGFVPETTKSKIVVFGDRELYIDPDKPIYENRYKIILNAADWIMNRKDMISIRSRQLQESILDIPYYMHKRNLIWGDPAKTELRIKLGINIAATFLPSLILILVGGIMALRRKRNLKKVNEEN
- a CDS encoding ATP-dependent 6-phosphofructokinase, with product MKKRLLVATGGGDCPGLNAVIRAIVKRAALEHNWEVLGSIDAFNGILQDPMHIIELTPEIVAGIHVRGGTIIGTTNKGGPFSWPIKNPDGTWTAVDRSQDFMDRLRYQNIEALINIGGDGSQRISQQLYELGCPVIGVPKTIDNDLSATDFTFGFQTAVDIATDAVDKLVTTAASHHRILILEVMGRYAGWIALHSAIAGGAEVCLIPEIPYSIDKVMEAINERIDRGHDFANIVIAEGARPIGGDMTFQPSEEPGAMKMKLGGAGLRLSQELKDAGCTIDIRETILGHLQRGGTPNAFDRILASQFGVKAFELVLEQKWGSMVAYHHPNIVAVPLAEAIRQYNYIDVSSDLVATARGLGISLGD